A genomic region of Chaetodon auriga isolate fChaAug3 chromosome 11, fChaAug3.hap1, whole genome shotgun sequence contains the following coding sequences:
- the rnf166 gene encoding E3 ubiquitin-protein ligase RNF166 yields the protein MMAMFRSFVSASTQLRQQQQQQQQQQPNSGSGSLAAPTEGIESQFSCPICLEVYHKPVSIASCAHTFCGECLQPCLQVTSPLCPLCRVPFDPKKVERSSSVEKQLASYKAPCRGCSKKVALVKMRSHIASCSKVQEQIANCPKFVPVVPTSQPIPSNIPNRSTFVCPFCGARNLDQQELVKHCMDNHRNDPNKVVCPVCSAMPWGDPSYKSSNFLQHLLHRHKFSYDTFVDYSIDEEAALQAALALSLAEN from the exons ATGATGGCGATGTTTCGGAGCTTTGTCTCGGCGAGCACCCAGCtccgccagcagcagcagcagcagcagcagcagcagcccaacaGCGGCTCCGGCTCGCTGGCAGCCCCGACTGAGGGCATCGAGAGCCAGTTCTCTTGTCCTATCTGCCTGGAGGTCTACCATAAACCCGTCAGCATCGCCAGCTGTGCCCACAC GTTCTGTGGGGAGTGTCTGCAGCCGTGTCTTCAGGTGACCTCGcccctctgccctctctgtCGTGTGCCCTTTGACCCTAAGAAAGTAGAGCGCTCCTCCAGTGTGGAGAAGCAGCTGGCCTCATACAAAGCACCCTGCAGGGGCTGTAGCAAGAAG gTGGCTCTGGTAAAGATGAGGTCCCACATTGCTTCCTGTTCTAAAGTGCAGGAGCAGATAGCCAACTGTCCCAAATTCGTCCCTGTGGTACCCACCTCCCAACCTATACCAAG CAATATTCCAAACCGGTCAACTTTCGTGTGTCCGTTCTGTGGCGCCAGAAACCTGGACCAGCAGGAACTGGTGAAGCACTGTATGGACAACCACCGCAATGACCCTAATAAAGTG GTGTGTCCGGTGTGTTCAGCCATGCCATGGGGAGACCCCAGCTACAAGAGCTCCAacttcctccagcacctcctccacaGACACAAGTTCTCTTATGACACCTTTGTT GACTACAGCATCGATGAAGAGGCAGCACTGCAGGCAGCTCTGGCACTGTCACTGGCTGAAAACTGA